The following proteins are co-located in the Desulfoscipio sp. XC116 genome:
- the acs gene encoding acetate--CoA ligase yields the protein MSENGNGGGAHYAVHWQEEQYIHPPVSFVGQANMTDPKVFERFSLENFPECFKEFADLLDWDQYWHTMLDTSDAPCWKWFAGGKLNASYNCVDRHLPKYRNKTAIHYVPEPEDEPIVHMTYQELYHRVNETAAVLKNFCGLKAGDRVTLHLPMTPELPITMLACARLGVIHSQVFAGFSGQACGERIWDSGSHVLITMDGYYRNGKLLDHKAIGDIAVEVAKKEGQEVDKVLVWQRYPGKNSSGAPMIDGRDYFMNELMKQYARTTVDPVSMPADGILFLMYTSGSTGRPKGVQHSIGGYLSYVAWMSKVIQDIHPEDVYWCMADIGWITGHSFIVYGPLAIAASTVIYEGLPTYPDAGRVWRIAEELNVNIFHTSPTAIRGLRKAGPDEPAKYNYNFKHMTTVGEPIEPEVWRWYYNVVGKGRAAIVDTWWQTETGGFLCSTVPGISPMKPGSAGPGVPGIHPIIFDNEGNEIPAGAGKAGNICIKNPWPGLMQTIWKDRERYVSTYFRKYCKNEESKDWRDWPYMAGDAAVISNDGYVRILGRVDDVINVAGHRLGTKEIESAALTVEEVAEAAVIAAKDEIKGVVPDLYVSLKPGSAAGADLAAIISNAVSTVVGKIARPRAVHIVSDMPKTRSGKIMRRILASISNKADVGDVTSLANPDVVEEIRKQVQD from the coding sequence GTGTCCGAAAACGGAAATGGCGGCGGAGCTCACTATGCTGTGCACTGGCAGGAAGAACAGTACATTCACCCGCCGGTTAGCTTTGTCGGTCAGGCCAATATGACGGATCCTAAGGTATTCGAAAGATTCAGTTTGGAAAACTTCCCCGAGTGTTTTAAAGAATTTGCCGATTTATTGGACTGGGACCAGTACTGGCATACTATGCTGGACACCAGCGACGCCCCGTGCTGGAAGTGGTTCGCGGGCGGTAAACTAAACGCCAGCTATAACTGCGTGGACAGACATCTGCCCAAGTATAGGAACAAAACCGCCATCCACTATGTACCGGAACCCGAAGATGAACCCATTGTCCACATGACCTATCAGGAACTGTACCACAGAGTTAACGAAACTGCGGCTGTATTAAAAAATTTTTGTGGTCTGAAAGCCGGCGACCGGGTAACTTTACACTTGCCCATGACACCCGAACTGCCCATCACCATGCTGGCCTGCGCCCGGCTGGGTGTCATCCATTCCCAGGTATTCGCGGGATTCAGCGGCCAGGCCTGCGGCGAGAGGATTTGGGACTCCGGGAGCCATGTACTGATTACTATGGACGGCTATTATCGTAACGGTAAGCTGCTTGACCACAAGGCTATAGGTGATATAGCAGTAGAAGTGGCAAAAAAAGAGGGGCAAGAAGTTGATAAAGTACTTGTTTGGCAGCGCTACCCCGGCAAGAATTCTTCCGGGGCACCCATGATCGATGGTCGGGACTACTTTATGAATGAACTAATGAAACAATACGCCAGAACTACGGTAGACCCCGTTTCCATGCCGGCCGACGGCATCTTATTCCTAATGTACACCAGTGGCTCAACGGGCCGTCCCAAAGGGGTACAGCACAGTATCGGAGGCTATCTGTCTTATGTGGCCTGGATGTCCAAAGTGATCCAGGATATTCACCCCGAGGACGTATATTGGTGTATGGCGGACATAGGTTGGATCACAGGCCACTCATTTATCGTATACGGGCCACTGGCCATAGCCGCCAGCACAGTCATTTACGAAGGGCTGCCCACATACCCGGATGCCGGACGGGTATGGAGAATCGCAGAAGAACTGAACGTCAACATATTCCATACGTCACCCACAGCCATTCGCGGTCTTAGAAAAGCAGGCCCGGATGAGCCGGCCAAGTATAATTATAATTTTAAACATATGACCACAGTGGGCGAACCTATTGAGCCCGAGGTGTGGAGATGGTACTATAACGTAGTGGGCAAAGGCCGTGCCGCCATTGTGGATACATGGTGGCAAACAGAGACAGGCGGCTTTTTGTGCAGTACCGTACCGGGCATCAGCCCCATGAAACCAGGCAGTGCCGGACCGGGCGTACCCGGCATCCACCCGATAATCTTTGATAATGAAGGCAATGAAATTCCGGCCGGCGCAGGTAAAGCGGGCAATATCTGCATTAAAAACCCGTGGCCCGGACTTATGCAGACTATCTGGAAGGACCGCGAGCGTTACGTCTCCACTTATTTCCGCAAGTACTGCAAAAATGAAGAAAGCAAAGACTGGCGCGATTGGCCATACATGGCCGGCGACGCGGCCGTGATTTCCAATGACGGATATGTACGTATACTAGGTCGGGTAGACGACGTTATTAACGTAGCCGGGCACCGACTTGGCACTAAAGAAATCGAGTCTGCCGCTCTTACGGTGGAGGAAGTCGCCGAAGCGGCCGTCATTGCCGCAAAGGATGAAATTAAAGGCGTTGTGCCCGATTTGTATGTATCCTTAAAGCCTGGTTCTGCAGCCGGCGCTGACCTGGCCGCTATAATTTCCAATGCCGTATCCACTGTGGTAGGCAAGATCGCCCGGCCACGTGCCGTGCACATCGTTTCCGATATGCCCAAGACTCGCTCCGGTAAAATCATGCGCCGCATTTTAGCCTCCATCTCCAATAAAGCAGACGTAGGCGATGTTACCTCCCTGGCCAACCCGGATGTAGTCGAGGAAATTCGCAAGCAAGTTCAGGACTAA
- a CDS encoding histidine kinase: MPSKVNPTHKALLCWCVIFAATLTAIHLWQPQLYAAAALLTFSALASTLAAIFIFSKQHSPKRDPADEPLDPTLRIANETLPFLRRGLNEETAGNTAEIIRRTADVAAVAITDLEKVLAYIGAGSDHHKAGRPIMTLATKEVIRTGKIKIVRDGYGLDCPVPDCPLQSAVIVPLQCKGEIVGTVKLYQTQQDELPHAVIKLAIGVAQLLGMQMELAEVDRQAQLVTKAELDALQAQINPHFLFNTLNTIIMFSRTNPETARRLLVRLATFFRHALKRHGHFNTLKEEMEYLNTYLILERARFRDKLRVVREIDDELLDCKVPVLTIQPLVENAIKHGILPKPGQGTVQITASKHENEMLIVVRDDGVGINVELQPKVLTPGFGSGNGVGMSNVHERLKGLFGQDHGLRIVSVPGEGTSIYVRIPLLYGTAEREGEAIEVKGIDR, from the coding sequence ATGCCATCGAAAGTAAACCCCACCCACAAAGCATTACTTTGCTGGTGCGTCATATTTGCGGCAACACTTACGGCTATACACTTATGGCAACCGCAGCTCTATGCCGCAGCAGCTCTTTTAACCTTTTCCGCCTTGGCCTCCACGCTGGCCGCAATATTCATCTTTAGCAAGCAGCACAGTCCCAAACGCGACCCCGCTGATGAACCGCTGGATCCCACATTGCGTATAGCTAATGAAACACTGCCTTTTTTGCGCCGGGGGCTGAATGAAGAAACTGCCGGCAATACAGCGGAAATAATTCGTCGCACTGCTGACGTAGCAGCGGTGGCCATTACCGACCTGGAAAAGGTGTTGGCCTATATTGGTGCCGGGTCGGATCACCATAAAGCAGGACGTCCTATTATGACTTTGGCCACCAAAGAAGTCATTCGGACGGGAAAAATAAAAATAGTTCGTGACGGCTACGGATTGGACTGCCCGGTACCGGACTGCCCTCTGCAATCAGCGGTGATTGTGCCACTGCAGTGTAAGGGCGAAATAGTAGGCACCGTCAAGCTTTACCAAACTCAACAGGATGAACTGCCTCATGCCGTGATCAAACTGGCTATTGGTGTGGCTCAGCTTTTAGGCATGCAGATGGAACTGGCTGAAGTGGACCGCCAGGCTCAATTGGTTACCAAAGCTGAACTGGATGCCCTACAGGCTCAAATTAACCCGCACTTTTTATTTAATACCCTCAACACCATAATCATGTTCAGCCGTACCAATCCGGAAACAGCTCGACGGCTGCTCGTCCGTCTGGCTACGTTTTTCCGCCATGCCTTAAAAAGGCATGGACATTTCAACACTTTAAAAGAGGAAATGGAGTACTTGAACACGTATCTAATATTAGAGCGGGCCAGATTCAGAGATAAGTTGCGTGTAGTACGTGAAATAGACGATGAGTTACTGGATTGCAAGGTGCCTGTATTAACTATTCAGCCACTGGTGGAAAACGCTATTAAACACGGAATTTTACCTAAACCAGGTCAGGGCACGGTACAAATTACCGCCAGCAAACACGAAAACGAGATGCTCATTGTAGTAAGAGATGACGGTGTGGGCATCAATGTGGAACTACAGCCCAAAGTACTCACTCCGGGATTTGGTTCGGGCAACGGGGTAGGTATGAGTAATGTACACGAACGTTTAAAAGGATTATTTGGTCAGGATCATGGTCTGCGCATTGTAAGCGTGCCCGGTGAAGGCACATCAATATATGTCAGAATACCGCTTTTGTATGGTACGGCGGAAAGAGAGGGGG